The sequence TCCATCTGGCCATAGCTGGAATGAATCAAGGGATATTCCTCATACAGTGCTTTTTGGAGATAGGAGTATGCTTCCCGGAACTGAGCGCCCCGGCTAGGGTGGTCTACTCCAAGTCCGCGAAAGTCAGCCTGCCGGTCTCCGGAGGAAATTCCCATGATCAGTCTTTGGGGAAACAGCGCTTCAATGGTAGCAACCTCCTTCGCCAGCCGAAGCGGATGGCGAAGAGGCAGTACAAGCGCGGAAGTCCCGAGAGCGATTTGTTTAGTCTGACTAAGAAGATGCGTGCCGTAAATCAAAATATCATAAATTTGTCCGACAGCCGGGTCCAGGAAATTCGGATCTTTCAAGATAACGTCCCGAAGCCAGAGTGCGGTAAAGCCGTAATTTTCAGCAGCTTGCGAAAGCTCCACCTGATGCGCCATCGTCGGTGCCTTCATCCGATAATTCTCCAGCGGGATGTGGAGACCAAGCGTTAGCTCTCCCTCTCGGTATATCCTTTGATAACTTGTATGATGATCAAACATATGTGCACCCCCAATTATTTCCGCTCAAGCTTGGCGGAAACCGCAGTGAGTATAATCGCAAGCAT is a genomic window of Paenibacillus durus ATCC 35681 containing:
- a CDS encoding TIGR03571 family LLM class oxidoreductase — protein: MFDHHTSYQRIYREGELTLGLHIPLENYRMKAPTMAHQVELSQAAENYGFTALWLRDVILKDPNFLDPAVGQIYDILIYGTHLLSQTKQIALGTSALVLPLRHPLRLAKEVATIEALFPQRLIMGISSGDRQADFRGLGVDHPSRGAQFREAYSYLQKALYEEYPLIHSSYGQMERTTLIPKLDTRIPTIVTGFAQQDMNWLGQNGDGWMYYPQAPARQQEVIAAWRDSSNRNGNEAFRPFSMPMHLDLAENPDERETPIRLGYRVGRNRLVELLEIYRSIGVNHLFFALFDSDRPAGEVIQELGEYVLPHFPPHLMKG